One genomic region from Harpia harpyja isolate bHarHar1 chromosome 1, bHarHar1 primary haplotype, whole genome shotgun sequence encodes:
- the EIF1B gene encoding eukaryotic translation initiation factor 1b — MSSIQNLQSFDPFADATKGDDLLPAGTEDYIHIRIQQRNGRKTLTTVQGIADDYDKKKLVKAFKKKFACNGTVIEHPEYGEVIQLQGDQRKNICQFLLEIGIVKEEQLKVHGF; from the exons ATGTCATCTATCCAGAACCTCCAATCCTTCG acCCCTTTGCTGATGCAACAAAGGGTGACGACTTACTCCCGGCGGGGACTGAGGATTACATTCATATAAGGATCCAGCAACGAAACGGAAGAAAGACACTAACAACTGTTCAGGGAATTGCAGATGATTATGACAAGAAGAAACTTGTGAAAGCTTTCAAAAAG AAATTTGCTTGTAATGGTACTGTGATTGAACATCCTGAATACGGTGAAGTTATCCAGCTTCAAGGTGACCAGAGGAAGAACATTTGCCAATTCCTCTTGGAG ATTGGCATTGTCAAGGAAGAACAACTGAAAGTTCATGGTTTCTAA